In Streptomyces chartreusis NRRL 3882, the following are encoded in one genomic region:
- a CDS encoding SurA N-terminal domain-containing protein: MHRRRRTAFVLTAAIAAAAPLLTACGNDAHPGAAAVVGGQRITVSQLEDRVDEVRAAQRAAVRDEAQYQQAIAGTGTLTRDTLHTMILDRVLHRAAQDAGVTVTRREIQEMRSGLEEQAGGAKALETTWLQQYGIPPQRLEENLRLQLEAQKLAQKLGTDTNRPEFWKALSEASKDLNVDLNPRYGTWDVQKSSRADAKTPWVRDVSAAQAQQSM, encoded by the coding sequence TTGCACCGCCGCCGTCGCACCGCGTTCGTCCTCACTGCCGCGATCGCCGCCGCGGCGCCGCTTCTCACCGCCTGCGGCAACGACGCGCATCCCGGCGCGGCGGCCGTGGTGGGCGGCCAGCGGATCACCGTCTCCCAGCTGGAGGACAGGGTCGACGAGGTTCGCGCGGCCCAGCGGGCGGCCGTGCGGGACGAGGCCCAGTACCAGCAGGCCATCGCCGGGACCGGCACGCTCACCCGTGACACCCTGCACACCATGATCCTCGACCGGGTGCTGCACCGCGCCGCGCAGGACGCCGGTGTGACCGTCACCCGCAGGGAGATCCAGGAGATGCGGTCCGGGCTGGAGGAGCAGGCCGGCGGCGCCAAGGCCCTGGAGACGACCTGGCTCCAGCAGTACGGCATCCCGCCGCAGCGCCTCGAGGAGAACCTCCGCCTCCAGCTGGAGGCCCAGAAGCTCGCGCAGAAACTCGGCACCGACACCAACCGCCCCGAGTTCTGGAAGGCCCTGTCGGAGGCCTCCAAGGACCTGAACGTCGACCTCAACCCGCGCTACGGCACCTGGGACGTCCAGAAGAGCAGCCGCGCCGACGCGAAGACGCCGTGGGTGCGGGACGTGTCGGCGGCCCAGGCGCAGCAGAGCATGTAG
- a CDS encoding cytochrome P450 family protein — translation MTDQPQPSTPAAAPDLFTWEFASNPYPAYAWLREHAPVHRTKLPSGVEAWLVTRYADAKQTLADHRLSKNPAHHDEPAHAKGKTGIPGERKAELMTHLLNIDPPDHTRLRRLVSKAFTPRRVAEFAPRVQELTDGLIDGFAEKGSADLIHEFAFPLPIYAICDLLGVPREDQDDFRDWAGMMIRHQGGPRGGVARSVKKMRGYLADLIHRKREALPTEPAPGEDLISGLIRASDHGEHLTENEAAAMAFILLFAGFETTVNLIGNGTYALLTHPEQRARLQASLAAGETGLLETGVEELLRYDGPVELATWRFATQPLTIGGQHIATGDPVLVVLAAADRDPERFADPDVLDLARRDNQHLGYGHGIHYCLGAPLARLEGQTALAALLTRLPDLRLAADPAELRWRGGLIMRGLRTLPVEFSPARR, via the coding sequence GTGACCGACCAGCCCCAGCCCAGCACCCCTGCCGCCGCTCCCGACCTCTTCACCTGGGAGTTCGCGAGCAACCCCTACCCCGCCTACGCCTGGCTCCGCGAGCACGCCCCCGTGCACCGCACCAAGCTGCCCAGCGGCGTGGAGGCCTGGCTGGTCACGCGGTACGCCGATGCCAAGCAGACGCTAGCCGACCACCGGCTCTCCAAGAACCCGGCGCATCACGACGAACCCGCGCACGCCAAGGGCAAGACCGGGATCCCCGGGGAGCGCAAGGCCGAGCTGATGACGCATCTGCTCAACATCGACCCGCCGGACCACACCCGGCTGCGGCGGCTCGTGTCCAAGGCGTTCACGCCCCGCCGGGTCGCCGAGTTCGCGCCGCGGGTGCAGGAGCTCACCGACGGGCTCATCGACGGGTTCGCGGAGAAGGGGTCCGCCGACCTCATCCACGAGTTCGCCTTCCCGCTCCCCATCTACGCCATCTGCGACCTGCTCGGCGTCCCTCGCGAGGACCAGGACGACTTCCGCGACTGGGCGGGAATGATGATCCGTCACCAGGGCGGGCCCAGGGGCGGCGTGGCGCGGTCCGTGAAGAAGATGCGCGGCTACCTCGCCGACCTCATCCACCGCAAGCGCGAGGCGCTGCCCACCGAGCCCGCCCCCGGCGAGGACCTCATCTCCGGTCTCATCCGCGCCTCCGACCACGGTGAGCACCTCACCGAGAACGAGGCGGCGGCCATGGCCTTCATCCTGCTGTTCGCCGGGTTCGAAACGACCGTGAACCTGATCGGCAACGGCACCTACGCCCTGCTCACCCACCCCGAGCAGCGCGCGCGCCTCCAGGCGTCCCTGGCCGCCGGGGAGACCGGCCTCCTGGAGACCGGCGTCGAGGAGCTCCTGCGCTACGACGGCCCCGTCGAACTCGCCACGTGGCGGTTCGCCACGCAGCCGCTCACCATCGGCGGGCAGCACATCGCGACCGGCGACCCGGTCCTCGTCGTCCTGGCCGCCGCCGACCGGGATCCGGAGCGGTTCGCGGATCCGGACGTGCTCGACCTCGCCCGCCGCGACAACCAGCACCTCGGCTACGGCCACGGCATCCACTACTGCCTCGGCGCCCCGCTCGCCCGACTGGAGGGCCAGACCGCGCTCGCCGCGCTCCTCACCCGACTCCCGGACCTGCGGCTCGCGGCGGACCCGGCCGAGCTGAGATGGCGCGGCGGCCTCATCATGCGCGGGCTGCGCACCCTGCCGGTGGAGTTCTCACCGGCCCGAAGGTGA
- a CDS encoding nucleoside triphosphate pyrophosphohydrolase has translation MNANSPEATPRPGEAGPGTAATAVPGRIVLLTTSHRVAPGLLSWPAWQALHAADQVLCADGAHPQLPYLREAGITVDEASPTAQELVDACAGGRTVVVVATGEGEPTLTDGLARLAGTGRVAMPELELLPASYDLPGARLLDLVQVMDRIRAECPWSSQQTHKGLAKYGIEEAYELVEAIEEGDRDELREELGDVLLQVVFHARIAEEGRPEDGADPFSIDDVAAGIVAKLIHRHPHVFGDETATTPEEVKAHWLRTKAVEKQRTSITEGIPLGQPGLALAAKLASRARAANLDIPLPPVEGIGYELLALAVRAESEGVDPEAALRAAARAYRDAIREAEDG, from the coding sequence GTGAACGCCAACAGCCCCGAAGCCACCCCGCGGCCCGGCGAGGCCGGCCCCGGCACGGCCGCCACCGCCGTCCCCGGCCGCATCGTCCTGCTCACCACCAGTCACCGCGTCGCCCCCGGACTGCTGTCCTGGCCCGCCTGGCAGGCACTGCACGCGGCCGACCAGGTGCTGTGCGCGGACGGCGCGCACCCGCAGCTGCCGTATCTGCGCGAGGCGGGGATCACCGTCGACGAGGCGTCCCCGACGGCCCAGGAGCTGGTCGACGCCTGCGCCGGCGGCCGCACGGTGGTCGTCGTGGCGACGGGCGAGGGCGAGCCGACCCTGACGGACGGCCTGGCCCGCCTCGCCGGCACCGGCCGCGTCGCCATGCCCGAGCTGGAGCTGCTCCCCGCCTCCTACGACCTGCCGGGCGCCCGCCTCCTCGACCTCGTCCAGGTCATGGACCGCATCCGCGCCGAGTGCCCGTGGTCGTCCCAGCAGACCCACAAGGGCCTGGCCAAGTACGGCATCGAGGAGGCGTACGAACTCGTCGAGGCGATCGAGGAGGGCGACCGCGACGAACTGCGCGAGGAGCTCGGTGACGTCCTCCTCCAGGTCGTCTTCCACGCCCGGATCGCCGAGGAGGGCCGCCCGGAAGACGGGGCGGACCCCTTCTCCATCGACGACGTCGCCGCCGGCATCGTCGCCAAGCTGATCCACCGCCACCCGCATGTCTTCGGCGACGAGACGGCCACCACGCCCGAGGAGGTCAAGGCGCACTGGCTGCGCACCAAGGCGGTCGAGAAGCAGCGCACCTCGATCACCGAGGGCATCCCCCTCGGCCAGCCCGGCCTGGCCCTCGCCGCCAAGCTGGCGTCACGCGCCCGCGCCGCGAACCTGGACATACCACTCCCGCCCGTCGAGGGCATCGGCTACGAGCTGCTGGCCCTGGCGGTCCGCGCCGAATCGGAGGGCGTCGACCCGGAGGCGGCCCTGAGAGCGGCGGCCCGCGCCTACCGGGACGCGATCAGGGAGGCTGAGGACGGCTGA
- a CDS encoding MerR family transcriptional regulator, whose amino-acid sequence MRIGELAEATGTTPRALRHYEQAGLIASERAANGYRLYDAGTAVRVRNVRRLLDVGLTLDDVRAFLPCLDGDVTAGPASEEALRIAAGRLAVLDARIAAQVAVRDRLAAALREATGAHVRPVA is encoded by the coding sequence ATGCGGATCGGCGAACTCGCCGAGGCGACCGGCACGACGCCGCGCGCCCTGCGCCACTACGAGCAGGCGGGGCTCATCGCCTCCGAACGCGCCGCGAACGGCTACCGCCTGTACGACGCCGGTACGGCCGTCCGCGTCCGCAACGTGCGCCGGCTGCTGGACGTGGGCCTGACCCTCGACGACGTACGGGCGTTCCTGCCGTGCCTGGACGGCGACGTCACGGCCGGGCCCGCCTCCGAGGAGGCGCTCCGGATCGCCGCCGGCCGTCTCGCGGTGCTGGACGCGCGCATCGCCGCCCAGGTCGCGGTCCGCGACCGGCTGGCGGCGGCACTGCGCGAGGCCACCGGCGCACACGTACGACCGGTGGCCTGA
- a CDS encoding MFS transporter — MPSGLVALALGGFGIGLTEFLIAGLLPQVASSFAVSEAAAGWLISGYALSVAVGAIALTAATARLPRKPVLVGLVALFVLGNLLSAIAPNYPVMLLGRIVAALCHGSFFGIGSLVARSLVAPQKKSQAVAVMFAGLTVANVLGVPFGALVGERWGWRAAFWAVTAIGVLALAGIAALVPAWAGRVHPATGTEPVPGGPAATAGGPDPVPPGGLRAQVRAFRSWQVWLTLAATALSYGGMFGAFSYIAYTFTEVSGFASADVAWLLMVYGVGLVVGNLVGGRAADRDRDRALVLALLALTLTLALFGLLAGSATASVVLVFVMGVTGFASVPGMITRVTDFAHGAALAASANVSASNVGNALGAWLGGLAITAGLGYTSPLYVGAGIALLSTVVMVIAARRARSAHVADRVPTP; from the coding sequence ATGCCGAGTGGTCTCGTCGCGCTGGCGCTCGGCGGGTTCGGCATCGGTCTGACCGAGTTCCTCATCGCCGGGCTGCTGCCGCAGGTGGCGTCGAGTTTCGCGGTGTCCGAGGCGGCTGCGGGCTGGCTGATCTCCGGGTACGCGTTGAGTGTCGCGGTGGGAGCGATCGCGCTGACCGCGGCGACGGCACGGCTGCCGCGCAAGCCGGTCCTGGTCGGCCTGGTGGCGTTGTTCGTGCTGGGCAACCTGCTCTCCGCCATCGCCCCGAACTACCCGGTGATGCTGCTCGGGCGGATCGTCGCGGCGTTGTGCCACGGTTCGTTCTTCGGCATCGGCTCGCTGGTCGCGCGCAGTCTGGTCGCGCCGCAGAAGAAGTCCCAGGCCGTGGCGGTGATGTTCGCCGGGCTGACGGTCGCGAACGTGCTGGGCGTGCCGTTCGGGGCGCTGGTCGGTGAGCGCTGGGGCTGGCGGGCGGCGTTCTGGGCGGTCACCGCGATCGGCGTGCTGGCGCTGGCGGGGATCGCCGCGCTGGTGCCGGCGTGGGCGGGCCGGGTGCATCCGGCCACCGGGACGGAACCGGTCCCGGGCGGGCCGGCGGCGACTGCCGGCGGGCCGGACCCGGTCCCGCCCGGCGGCCTGCGGGCGCAGGTGCGGGCCTTCCGGTCCTGGCAGGTCTGGCTGACGCTGGCGGCCACCGCGCTCAGCTACGGCGGGATGTTCGGTGCGTTCAGCTACATCGCCTACACGTTCACCGAGGTCAGCGGCTTCGCCTCGGCGGACGTCGCCTGGCTGCTGATGGTCTACGGCGTCGGACTGGTCGTCGGCAACCTGGTCGGCGGGCGGGCGGCCGACCGCGACCGTGACCGTGCCCTGGTCCTCGCCCTGCTCGCACTCACCCTCACCCTGGCCCTGTTCGGGTTGCTGGCCGGCAGCGCGACCGCCTCGGTCGTCCTGGTGTTCGTGATGGGGGTGACCGGGTTCGCCAGCGTGCCCGGGATGATCACGCGTGTCACCGACTTCGCGCACGGAGCGGCACTGGCGGCCAGCGCCAACGTGTCCGCGTCCAACGTCGGCAACGCCCTCGGCGCCTGGCTCGGAGGCCTCGCCATCACCGCGGGCCTGGGCTACACCTCACCGCTCTACGTCGGCGCCGGCATCGCCCTGCTGTCCACGGTCGTCATGGTCATCGCAGCCCGCCGGGCCAGGTCTGCCCATGTGGCGGACCGTGTCCCCACGCCGTAA
- a CDS encoding antitoxin: MGIFDKLKSQARNKGKKSSDSAEQKINERTGGKYEDQIDAGQQRAEGSLGMDRDRERPDQT; the protein is encoded by the coding sequence ATGGGCATCTTCGACAAGCTCAAGAGCCAGGCGCGGAACAAGGGCAAGAAGAGCTCCGACTCCGCGGAACAGAAGATCAACGAGAGGACCGGCGGCAAGTACGAGGACCAGATCGACGCCGGGCAGCAGCGGGCCGAGGGATCGCTCGGCATGGACCGCGACCGCGAACGGCCCGACCAGACTTAA
- a CDS encoding HNH endonuclease family protein: MRRLRGGAALAVAMMFTGSALAGCEGLAPPADGGGPSGSGVPTAGAGRAVNPLDNPDGTKPGLAAITSTGDRARARALIGKVETKGRGPRTGYERDKFGYAWMDSAPADVPFARNGCDSRNDLLKRDGEDLRFRSGSDCVVMALTLHDPYTGKVIEWTKSRAAKVQIDHVMPLSYDWQMGASRWTKDKREAIANDPLNLVPVDGPANSSKGDSGPASWLPPNKRIRCAYSVRFAQVSLKYDLPVTAADKRMMLEQCGG, from the coding sequence GTGAGGCGTCTGAGGGGCGGGGCGGCACTGGCCGTCGCGATGATGTTCACCGGTTCGGCGCTGGCCGGCTGTGAAGGCCTGGCCCCGCCCGCGGACGGCGGTGGACCCTCGGGCTCCGGCGTGCCGACGGCCGGTGCCGGACGGGCCGTGAACCCGCTGGACAACCCGGACGGCACGAAGCCGGGCCTGGCGGCGATCACGTCCACCGGGGACAGGGCGAGGGCCCGTGCCCTGATCGGGAAGGTGGAGACGAAGGGGCGCGGCCCCAGGACGGGCTACGAACGGGACAAGTTCGGCTACGCCTGGATGGACTCGGCGCCGGCCGACGTCCCCTTCGCCCGCAACGGCTGCGACTCGCGCAACGACCTCCTGAAGCGCGACGGGGAGGACCTTCGCTTCCGGTCGGGCTCGGACTGCGTCGTCATGGCACTGACGTTGCACGACCCGTACACCGGGAAGGTCATCGAGTGGACCAAGTCCCGTGCGGCGAAGGTCCAGATAGACCACGTCATGCCGCTGTCCTACGACTGGCAGATGGGCGCCTCGCGCTGGACGAAGGACAAGCGGGAGGCCATCGCGAACGACCCGCTCAACCTCGTCCCGGTGGACGGGCCGGCCAACAGCTCGAAGGGCGACTCGGGTCCGGCGTCCTGGCTGCCCCCGAACAAGCGGATCCGCTGCGCCTATTCGGTGCGCTTCGCCCAGGTGTCGCTGAAGTACGACCTTCCCGTCACGGCGGCCGACAAGCGGATGATGCTGGAGCAGTGCGGTGGCTGA
- a CDS encoding SDR family NAD(P)-dependent oxidoreductase → MASPYSKVPRAALVTGAGTGIGRATAHAFAEEGFQVVAVGRRAAPLAESAAHDPARISPLVADITAADGPETIVRTALDRHGRIDVLVNNAGIVNAQSLRTYTRAAVEHQLATNLLAPVRLVQAALPALEDSRGVIVNVTTSVGQRGWPGNSLYAAGKAALEVLTRSWAVELAPLGIRVAAVAPGAIDTPIGEHAGHTPEQRAAIRAWQLEHTPLGRVGRPEEVAWAITQLASPQASFVTGVVLPVDGGAVVT, encoded by the coding sequence ATGGCATCCCCGTATTCGAAGGTTCCACGAGCCGCGCTCGTCACCGGCGCCGGTACCGGCATCGGCCGGGCCACCGCCCACGCGTTCGCCGAGGAGGGTTTCCAGGTCGTGGCGGTGGGCCGCCGTGCGGCGCCCCTCGCCGAGAGCGCCGCTCACGACCCGGCCCGCATCAGCCCGCTCGTCGCCGACATCACGGCCGCCGACGGCCCCGAGACCATCGTCCGTACGGCACTCGACCGGCACGGCCGCATCGACGTGCTGGTGAACAACGCGGGCATCGTCAACGCCCAGTCCCTGCGCACCTACACGCGTGCCGCCGTCGAGCACCAGCTCGCGACGAACCTGCTCGCTCCCGTCAGGCTCGTGCAGGCCGCGCTCCCGGCCCTCGAGGACAGCCGGGGTGTGATCGTGAACGTGACGACGTCCGTCGGGCAGCGCGGCTGGCCGGGCAACTCCCTGTACGCGGCCGGGAAGGCGGCCCTGGAGGTACTCACGCGCAGCTGGGCGGTCGAGCTCGCCCCGCTGGGGATCCGGGTCGCCGCGGTGGCGCCGGGCGCGATCGACACACCGATCGGCGAACACGCGGGCCACACCCCCGAGCAGCGGGCCGCGATCCGCGCGTGGCAGCTCGAACACACGCCGCTCGGCCGGGTCGGACGCCCCGAGGAGGTGGCGTGGGCGATCACGCAACTGGCCTCGCCGCAGGCGTCGTTCGTCACCGGCGTGGTCCTCCCGGTGGACGGCGGCGCGGTCGTCACATGA